GCTGGAAAATTTTGCTTCCTCTTGGAATTTTAAATATCGTAGTCACTGGCTTTATGCTACTAATCTAAGGCGAAAAATGAGTGAGAAAAAATATATTTTAATAGATGAAAAGTTAAAGCCAAAGAGCACGTTTGATAAATTTAAACACTTCATCGCTGTTACATTTAAGCCTGATCTTTTGATCGGACTAAAAGTCACGATAAAGCAGATGCTCTTTAGCAAGTCACATACTTTAAAATACCCTATGCAAAAGATGGAGCTAAACGCTAGATATAGGGGCATTCACAAGCTTTTGAAATTTGTTGAAAGTGAAAATGAACGTTGCATTGGATGCGGGTTATGTGAGAAAATTTGCGTTAGCAACTGCATTTCGATGAAGACTTCACTTGGCGAAGATGGGCGCAAAAAGGTCGCAAGCTACTCGATAAATTTAAGTAGATGCGTGTATTGTGGATTTTGTGCTGATGTTTGCCCTGAGCTTGCGATAGTTTGCGGACAAGAGTACGAAGTCGCAAGTGAGAGCAGAATTATATTTGGCACAAAAGATGAGTTTTTGACAAAGGATAAATTTTTAAAAGATCAAAGTGAGTTTGAAGGATACGGAGCGCTTCCTAAAAATGCTGATAGCTTAATCAAAAAGACACCAAATGCATTTATAAGCGAAAATGAAAATGAGACAAACAGTGATGAGTAGTATAAATTTTAAAAGGGCAAAAGATGTATGAGAGCTTTGCATTTTATCTTTTTAGCGCCTTGGTTTTAGTTAGCTTTTCTTTTAGCGTATTTTGTAAAAACGCACTAAATGCAGTCTCTGCGCTAGCTACTGGCATGGTCTTTATCTCGGCTATATTTTTCTTACTTGGAGCGGAATTTCTAGGCGTAGTGCAGATAATAGTCTACACAGGTGCTGTGGTCGTTTTATATGCATTTGCGATGATGTTTTTTGATAGCAGTAAAGAGTATGAGCCAAAAAGTAACAAAAAAGCAAAGATCACCATCTATATTTTAAGTAGCTTTATAGCGCTTCTTTTGATATTTATATTTTTAGCTCCTATTTATGGTGCAAAATTTGATGGATTAAGTCCCATTTCTAGCGAGCTTGGCAATATCGAGGCTATTGGAATTTTTCTTTTTAGCAAGTATTTAATCGCTTTTGAGATGTGTGCTGTAATGCTTCTTGTAGCAATGGTTGCTGGCATTATCTTAATACATAAAGACCTAAACACTCAAAATACGCTAGAGGAGATGCTATGATAGGGCTTACCCACTACCTCATCCTTGCAAGTCTGGTCTTTGTCTTAGGGCTAATTGGCATAATGCGAAGAAGAAATTTGATCATGCTATTTTTCTCAAGTGAAATTTTACTAAACTCGGCAAATATCGCACTCGCGGCTATCTCAAAATACCACTTTGATCTAACTGGACAAATAGTTGCATTTTTTATAGTTGCCATCGCGGCTAGTGAGGTTGCTGTGGGGCTTGGCCTGCTCGTGCTTTGGTATAAAAAGACTGGCAGCATTAGCCTAGAATCGATGACAAATATGAAAGGCTAAGGGATGATTTTATTTTGTATTTCGCTATTTTTTCCACTTCTTAGCTTTATCGTTTCTGGACTTTTTTCACATAGCAGTAAAAATTTACTAATTGGTGTTTTTTGCTCACTTCTCATGATTATTAGCACAACCGCTTCGCTTATGCTAGCAGCCAGTCTTGGCATAGATGAGCCTCTAAATTTATCACTAAAAGAGTTTATAAATTTTGGCGGTTTGGATTTAAATTTTGGCTTCTACCTCGACGCCATTAGCCTTGTTATGCTTAGCACCGTTGGCGTGGTCGCAAGCATCGTGCATATCTACTCGGTTGGCTATATGAAAGACGATGCGAGCTTTAACCGCTTTTTTAGTTATCTTGGGCTCTTTGTCTTTTGCATGAACGTCCTTGTATCAAGCGATAATTTCATAGGACTTTTCATCGGCTGGGAGGGTGTTGGACTTTGCTCGTGGCTACTCATTGGCTTTTGGTATAAAAGAGCTAGTGCAAATATCGCTGCAAACGAAGCCTTTATAATGAATAGAGTCGCTGACCTTGCGATGCTTGTTGGCATTTTTTATATATTTTATAGCTTTGGCTCACTTAAATTTAGTGAAGTCTTTAACGCCAGAAGCGACTTTAGTGGGCTAAATTTAGGCATCATCGCCACACTTCTTTTCATAGGCGCCATGGGCAAAAGTGCGCAGTTTCCGTTTCACACTTGGCTTGCAAATGCCATGGAGGGGCCAACTCCGGTCTCTGCACTCATTCATGCTGCGACCATGGTAACAGCTGGCGTTTATCTAGTCATACGAGCAAATTTTATCTTTACAAACGCACCTGAAGTCTCGCACTTTATCGCTTACCTTGGCACATTTGTAGCGATATTTGCAGCTAGCATTGCGCTTGTGCATAATGACCTTAAAAAGATCATCGCCTACTCGACGCTTTCGCAGCTTGGATATATGTTTGTAGCAGCTGGACTTGGGGCATACAAGATCGCACTTTTTCACCTTGTCACGCACGCATTTTTCAAGTCATTGCTATTTTTGTGCGCTGGCAACGTTATGCACGCGATGAATGATGAGCTAAATATCAAAAAAATGGGCGGACTTTATAAATTTATGAAGCCAACCGCATTTCTTTCTATCATCGCAAGCTGCGCGCTGGCTGGATTTTATCCATTTGCTGGCTTTTTCTCAAAGGATAAAATTTTAGAGGTTGCTTTTAGTGAGAATAAATTTTTATGGATCATTTTGCTCTTTGGTGCGGTACTTACGGCATTTTATAGCTTTAGGCTCGTTATGCTCGTCTTTTTTACAAAGCCAAAGAGCGAGAAACACGTGCATGAAGCTAAAAACTACATGCTAGCTGGCATGGGCGTACTTGGAATTCTCTCAGTCATAAGTGGCTTTTTTTGGAGCAATTTTAGTGAGTTTTTAGAAAAAAGCTTAAAAGATTTTTTACTAAATTTATCTCATGGCAGTGAAATTTTCTTGCTCGTTTTAACACTTAGCCTAGTGCTAGCAAGTGCTGGCTTTGCTGTGTTTGCCTATAAAAAAGAAATTTTTAAAGAGAGTGTTTGCGAGAGTAGAATTTACAAAATTTTGCAAAATGCCTACTTTATCCCAAAATTTTATGAGAAATTTTTCATAAATGGCTACACGTTAGTTTCACAAATTTGTAAAAAGATTGATGAGATGATAATCGATCGCAGTGTCGATCTAGTCGCAACAGCGCTAAATAAATTTGCATTTTTAGCAAACAAAATGCAAAGTGGCGACTTAAGCATCATGCTTAGATTTATGGTTGCAGGATTTGCCTTGCTTTTAAGCTTTATATTTTTATTAAACGGAGCCAAATAATGCTAAGTGTAATCATATTTTTCCCTGCAATAAGCGCAATGCTAGGCTTCTTGATAGAAAATAAAAGTATAAAATTTTACGGAGCAAGCATCGCTCTCATAGAGCTTTTGCTAGCCATTTTTATCTGCATAAATGTCGATTTTCATGGTTATGGCTTTGTTTTAACGCATCAAGTCTCGCTCATACCAAGCCTAAATATCAGCTATTTTGTCGGCATCGATACCATTTCGCTTGTGCTTATAGTCCTTAGCGCATTTATGAGCTTCATCTCTATCGCCGCACTTAGCGATGATGGAAATTTAAAGCACCTAATTATTAGCGTGCTCTTTTTAGAGAGCACGATGATGGGCGTATTTAGCGCACTTGATATGATCTTGTTTTACAGCTTTTGGGAGCTTAGCCTCATACCGCTACTTTACATCATCGGTGCATTTGGCAGTAAAAATAGAATTTATGCTGCGATTAAATTTTTCATCTATACATTTTTGGGCTCTGTCTTTATGCTAGTGGCGATTATCTTTATCGGCTATCTGTGCTATCAAAAAAGCGGCGTCTTTAGCTTTAATCTGCTTGATTGGTATAAGCTTGGCATTGGAGAAAATGCTCAAATTTGGCTATTTTTAGCGTTTTTCTTCGCCTTTGGTGTGAAAACTCCATTATTTCCATTTCACACGTGGCTGCCTTACGCACACGGACAGGCTCCGACTATCGGCTCGGTGCTGCTTGCTAGCGTGCTTTTAAAGATGGGCACTTACGGCTTTGTGAGATTTTCACTCCCACTTTTTCCAGATGCGAGCCTACTTTTAAGCGGCTTTGTCTGCATTATAGCCATCATCATGATCATCTACGCAGCCCTCGTTGCCTACGCACAAAGCGATATGAAACAAGTGATCGCTTATAGCTCCATTTCACACATGGGTGTCATCATGCTTGGCATATTTTCACTAAATTTAATAGGCCTTGGTGGCTCGATATTTTTGATGATAAGCCACGGCATCGTAAGTGGCGCGCTATTTTTGTTAGTTGGTGTCATCTACGAGAGGGCTCACACAAAAGAAATTTGCGAATTTGGCGGCCTTGCTAAGGTTATGCCAAAGTATGCACTCATATTTTTTATAGCAACGCTTGCTAGCATTGGTTTGCCGCTAACCATTGGCTTTGTGGGCGAGTTTTTGAGCCTACTTGGCGTCTTTAAGCAAAACAAACTCTTTGCTCTACTTGGAGGCTTTAGTATCATCGTGGGCGCTGTTTATATGCTGGTGCTTTATAAAAGGGTATTTTTTGGCGAGTGCAAGGAGAAAAATTTAAGCCTAAAGGATCTAAATTTCAAAGAGCTAGTCGCTCTTGTGCCGCTTTGCTTGCTCATAATCATTCTTGGTATCGCCCCAAATTTAATCCTAAAACCACTTGAGCCAAGTGTGCAAAATATCATAAGCAAAATGCAAACTAGAGCGGTAGATAGCGACACAAAGGATAAAATTTTATCTTTAAATGGCGGGAGTAAACTATGAACGAAATAGCCTTTTTAGACCTTAAAGAGATTTCTTTATCTTCGGTTGCTCCGATGCTTAGCATGATAATCTTTGCGCTTTTTATCTTAATCGTTGGCACCATAAAAAAAGATCTTTCAAGAAATTTCTACTGCGTATTTTGTATCATCGCAATATTTGTAAATTTGGGCCTAATACTTGATTTTAACGGTCTTAGCCTTAGCTTTTGGGATATGCTTTTAGTGGACGGGGTTTCTA
Above is a window of Campylobacter concisus ATCC 51562 DNA encoding:
- a CDS encoding NADH-quinone oxidoreductase subunit J translates to MYESFAFYLFSALVLVSFSFSVFCKNALNAVSALATGMVFISAIFFLLGAEFLGVVQIIVYTGAVVVLYAFAMMFFDSSKEYEPKSNKKAKITIYILSSFIALLLIFIFLAPIYGAKFDGLSPISSELGNIEAIGIFLFSKYLIAFEMCAVMLLVAMVAGIILIHKDLNTQNTLEEML
- the nuoK gene encoding NADH-quinone oxidoreductase subunit NuoK, which gives rise to MIGLTHYLILASLVFVLGLIGIMRRRNLIMLFFSSEILLNSANIALAAISKYHFDLTGQIVAFFIVAIAASEVAVGLGLLVLWYKKTGSISLESMTNMKG
- a CDS encoding NADH-quinone oxidoreductase subunit M, with the translated sequence MLSVIIFFPAISAMLGFLIENKSIKFYGASIALIELLLAIFICINVDFHGYGFVLTHQVSLIPSLNISYFVGIDTISLVLIVLSAFMSFISIAALSDDGNLKHLIISVLFLESTMMGVFSALDMILFYSFWELSLIPLLYIIGAFGSKNRIYAAIKFFIYTFLGSVFMLVAIIFIGYLCYQKSGVFSFNLLDWYKLGIGENAQIWLFLAFFFAFGVKTPLFPFHTWLPYAHGQAPTIGSVLLASVLLKMGTYGFVRFSLPLFPDASLLLSGFVCIIAIIMIIYAALVAYAQSDMKQVIAYSSISHMGVIMLGIFSLNLIGLGGSIFLMISHGIVSGALFLLVGVIYERAHTKEICEFGGLAKVMPKYALIFFIATLASIGLPLTIGFVGEFLSLLGVFKQNKLFALLGGFSIIVGAVYMLVLYKRVFFGECKEKNLSLKDLNFKELVALVPLCLLIIILGIAPNLILKPLEPSVQNIISKMQTRAVDSDTKDKILSLNGGSKL
- the nuoL gene encoding NADH-quinone oxidoreductase subunit L, whose product is MILFCISLFFPLLSFIVSGLFSHSSKNLLIGVFCSLLMIISTTASLMLAASLGIDEPLNLSLKEFINFGGLDLNFGFYLDAISLVMLSTVGVVASIVHIYSVGYMKDDASFNRFFSYLGLFVFCMNVLVSSDNFIGLFIGWEGVGLCSWLLIGFWYKRASANIAANEAFIMNRVADLAMLVGIFYIFYSFGSLKFSEVFNARSDFSGLNLGIIATLLFIGAMGKSAQFPFHTWLANAMEGPTPVSALIHAATMVTAGVYLVIRANFIFTNAPEVSHFIAYLGTFVAIFAASIALVHNDLKKIIAYSTLSQLGYMFVAAGLGAYKIALFHLVTHAFFKSLLFLCAGNVMHAMNDELNIKKMGGLYKFMKPTAFLSIIASCALAGFYPFAGFFSKDKILEVAFSENKFLWIILLFGAVLTAFYSFRLVMLVFFTKPKSEKHVHEAKNYMLAGMGVLGILSVISGFFWSNFSEFLEKSLKDFLLNLSHGSEIFLLVLTLSLVLASAGFAVFAYKKEIFKESVCESRIYKILQNAYFIPKFYEKFFINGYTLVSQICKKIDEMIIDRSVDLVATALNKFAFLANKMQSGDLSIMLRFMVAGFALLLSFIFLLNGAK
- the nuoI gene encoding NADH-quinone oxidoreductase subunit NuoI is translated as MSEKKYILIDEKLKPKSTFDKFKHFIAVTFKPDLLIGLKVTIKQMLFSKSHTLKYPMQKMELNARYRGIHKLLKFVESENERCIGCGLCEKICVSNCISMKTSLGEDGRKKVASYSINLSRCVYCGFCADVCPELAIVCGQEYEVASESRIIFGTKDEFLTKDKFLKDQSEFEGYGALPKNADSLIKKTPNAFISENENETNSDE